In Solidesulfovibrio carbinoliphilus subsp. oakridgensis, the sequence CCCTGTCCGCCCAACCGCCCCGACCGGCCGCCGGTCGGGACCACTGCCAGCCTTCAAGGAGGTTTCATGGCCGCCGAGCCCAATAAAATCATCTATTCCATGATCCGTGTGAGCAAGTTCCACGATAAAAAGCCCATTATCAAGGACATCTCCCTGTCCTATTTCTACGGCGCCAAGATCGGGGTGCTCGGCCTCAACGGTTCGGGCAAATCCACGCTTCTCAAAATCCTGGCCGGCCTGGACAAGGATTTCCAGGGCGAGACCGTCCTCACCCCCGGCCACACCATCGGCTACCTGGAGCAGGACCCGCTGGTCGACGTCCAAAAGACGGTGCGCGAAGTGGTCGAGGAAGGCGTGGCCGAGACGGTCGCCCTGCTCCAGGAATTCGAGGACATCAACGCCGCCTTTGCCGAGCCCATGGAGGCCGACGCCATGGACAAGCTGATCGAACGCCAGGGCGAGGTCCAGGAAAAGCTCGACGCCCTGGACGCCTGGGAACTGGACAGCCGGCTGGAAATGGCCATGGACGCCCTGCGCTGTCCGCCGGCCGACACGCCGGTTGCGGTCCTGTCCGGTGGCGAACGCCGCCGGGTGGCCCTGTGCCGGCTCTTTCTCCAGAAACCGGACATCATGCTCCTGGACGAACCGACCAACCACCTGGATGCCGAGACCGTGGCCTGGATGGAGCACTTCCTCCACGGCTATCCCGGCACGGTCATCGCCGTCACCCACGACCGGTATTTCCTCGACAACGTGGCCGGCTGGATCCTCGAACTCGACCGGGGCCGCGGCATCCCCTGGAAGGGCAACTACACCTCGTGGCTCGAGCAGAAGCAGGAACGGCTGCGCCAGGAGGAGAAATCCGAAAGCGAGCGCCAAAAGACCCTGGCCCGGGAGCTCGAGTGGGTGCGGATGTCGGCCCATGGCCGCCACGCCAAGTCCAAGGCCCGCATCTCGGCCTACGAAACCCTGGCTTCCCAGGAATCGGACGGCATGGCCAAGGACCTGGAGATCTACATCCCGCCCGGACCGCGGCTGGGCAAGAACGTCATCGAGGCCGAGGGCGTGGCCAAGGGCTTTGACGACAGGCTGCTTTTCGAAAATCTGAACATGATCGTGCCGCGCGGGGCCATTGTCGGCATCATTGGCCCCAACGGCGCGGGCAAGACCACCCTCTTCCGGATGATCACCGGCCAGGAGACTCCGGACGCCGGCACCTTCAAGCTCGGCGAGACCGTGGAGCTGGCCCACGTGGACCAGAACCGCGAGTCGCTCGACCCGGAAAAGACCGTGTTCGAGGCCGTGGGCGAAGGCTACGACACCATCCGGCTCGGCACCAAGGACGTCAACGCCAGGGCCTACGTGGCCCGGTTCAACTTCACCGGCCAGGACCAGCAGAAAAAGGTCAAGGTCCTCTCCGGCGGCGAGAAAAACCGCCTGCACCTGGCCCTCATGCTCAAAAGCGGGGCCAACGTGCTGCTCCTCGACGAACCGACCAACGACCTGGACGTCAACACGCTTCGCGCCCTGGAAGAGGCGCTTTTGGCCTTTGCCGGCTCGGCCCTGGTCATAAGCCACGACCGCTGGTTTCTTGACCGGGTGGCCAGCCACATCCTGGCCTTCGAGGGCGAGAGCCAGGCCGTCTTTTTCGACGGCAACTTCACGGAATACGAAGCCGACCGCAAGGCCCGCCTGGGCGCTGCGGCCGACATCCCCCACCGCATCAAGTACCGGCACTTCAGTCGGGCCTGATCCAGCCGCCGCCACGCCGGCCCCCGGTCCGGCGTCCGGTTCCCGGACCCGAAAGCCGCTTGCCCCGCCGCAGGCGGCTTTTGCGTTTGCGGCCCAGGCCGTCGGCTTCGGGCCAGCCTTCCGGAGAAACCGGCATTGACACCACCTCCGAAAAGCAAGAGGTTGCGACCATACCAGGGCCCCTGCCCGCTCCTTTTCGGGGAAATTCCCCGCTCCAGGCCGAGATGGCCGGCAATGGGCGGACAGACAGCAAGACGACGGCAGCGGGTCCATGCTCCAGGACGACGGTTTCACCAAACAAGGAGTCTTCCCATGGAACTACGGCAACTTGGACGCAGCGGCCTCTGGGTTCCGGCGCTGAGCTTCGGCACGGGGACCTTCGGGGGCAGCAACGAGTTTTTCAAGAAATGGGGCCAGACCGATGTCGAGGAGGCCACGCGCCTGGTGGACATCTGCCTGGAGGCCGGAGTCAATTTCTTCGACACGGCCAACACCTATTCCGAAGGCAACTCGGAAATCATCCTTGGCAAGGCCCTGGCCGGCAGGCGGGACAAGGCCATCGTTTCGACCAAGGCCACCTTTCCCATGGGCGAGGGGCCCAACAACCGGGGCTCGTCCCGCCGCCACCTGCTCAAGGCCTGTGAGGACAGCCTGACGCGGCTCGGCACCGACTCCATCGACCTCTATTTCATGCACGGCTTCGACGCCCACACCCCGGTGGAGGAGACCCTGCGCGCCCTGGACGACCTCATAACGGCCGGCAAGATCCGCTACATCGGCTGCTCCAACTTCTCGGGCTGGCACCTCATGAAATCCCTGGCCGTGTCCGAGAAATACGGCCTGGCCCGCTACGTGGCCTACCAGGGCAACTATTCGCTGGTCGGCCGCGACTACGAATGGGAGCTCATGCCCCTTGGCCTGGACCAGGGCGTCGGGCTCATGGTCTGGAGCCCGCTTGGCTGGGGCCGGCTGACCGGCAGGATCCGGCGGGGCCAGCCCCTGCCCGAGGGACGCATCAAATCCGGCGGCGCCGAAGGCGGCCCCCTGGTCGAGGAGGAATACCTCTTCACAGTGGTCGACGCCCTGGACGAGGTGGCCGCCGAGACCGGCAAAACCGTGCCGCAGGTCGCCCTCAACTGGCTGTTGCAGCGCCCGACCGTGGCCAACATCGTGGTCGGGGCCAGAAACGAGGAGCAACTCCGGCAGAACCTGGGGGCGGTCGGTTGGAACCTGACGCCCGAGCAGGTGGCGAAGCTCGACACCGCCAGTCACCGCCAGCCCGCCTACCCCTACTGGCACCAGATGGGCTTTGACACCATCAACCCCAAGCCCGTGGCCTGGTGATCGCACCCGACCCGGGACGGTCCGGTGGCGGAACCCTTGCGGCCGGGCACGGCCTCCCCTGCCCGGCCCTCCAGCAGGTCGTTGCGGCGATATTTTCCCTTGCCCTTTGCCGGGACTCCGTCTATTTGATATTTAAAATCAATATCAAGTAGACGGAGCTCCCATGCCAACCACCGTTCTTCCCGAGGCTCGCCCCTCCCTCCCCTTCATGGCCGGCGCCCTGCTCGTCAGCCTGGCCGTCTGCGCCGTGGCGGCCTGGCGGCTTGGCCAGGCCGATCCGGCCCCCTGGATCGGGCTTTCGGCCGTGGGCCTTGGCTGGGCCACCCTGGCCGCGGCCATGGCCTATCTCGCCCGGCGCATCCTCCTGCCGGCGACGCGCCGGGCCACGGTCTCGGAAAAAACGCTGGCCGCCCTGGAATCCGGCAGCCTGGTGCAGCCGGGCAATCCCTCGCCGGTCCTGGCCGTCTATAGGACCGCCTTTCTGGACAGCAAAAACGCGGTCGGCACCATGGCCGCCCATGCCGGAACCATGCTGGAGGACGCCCGGGACCTCAGCCGGGCCTGCAACGAGGGAGCGGCGCGCGGCCGGCACATCGGCGACGCCACGGCCGAACTGGCCCTGCGCCTGGACGCCATCACCGGGGCGGCCAAGGCCGGGGGACGCCACATCGACGGCATCGCCGCGTCCATGGACCTGATGCGCCAGGCCAGCCGGGAAATCGCCGGCACCCTCGAGCGCACCCGGACCGAAGCCGATATCGTGGCCGACGCGGCCCGGATCAATGCCGGCCGCATCGAAGCCCTGGGCAAACTGGCCGGGCGCAGCGCCACGGGCATCCACGAGGTGGCCGAGGCCATCGAAGCGGTCCGGGAAAAGGGGCAGGCCCTTGACGGAGACATGCGGGCCCTTGACGCCGAAGTCCTGGCCATCGGCTCGGTCATGGGCATCATTTCCGACATCGCCGACCAGACCAACCTGCTGGCCCTCAATGCCGCCATCGAGGCGGCCCGGGCCGGCGAATCGGGCCGGGGCTTCGCGGTGGTGGCCGACGAGGTCCGAAAGCTCGCGGAAAAGACCATGGCCGCCACCCGGCAGGTCGGGCAGTCCATCGCCGGCATCCAGCGCCTCTCGAGCCAGGGCATCCAGTCCATGGCCGAATCCGAGGCGGCCATTGCCGTGACCGTGGATCTGGCCCGGGAGCAGATCGCGGCCATCGACGGCATGGTCGGGACCATGGGCGAGGCCGGCCGGGAAGTCGCGACCATCACGGCCGTCATGGAAAAGCTCAAGGACGTGGTGCACACCGCCTCGGCCGCGGCCGAGGAACAGGCCCAGGCTTCGGCGGAAATCACGGACAACCTGGAGCGGTCGGCGACCGAGTTGCACGCGGTCAACGAGGATGTGGCTGCCTGCCTGGAGTCGCTTCGCGACGTCGGAGCCGACGTCATGGGCATGAGCCGCAACCTCGGCGACATCGGCGCGGCCTCGCTCCAGATGCGGGCCGCTGCCGGCGAGCTGGCCGCCATGGCCAAGGCCCGGGCCGAGGGGCTGGCCCGCTACGACACGGGCACCCCGCCCTTTGACATCGGCGCGGTCAAGGCCATGCACCTGGCCTGGCGGAGCCGGCTCGAATCCGTGATCGAGGGCCACACCCGGCTGGCCGTCTCCCAGGTGGACAACCACCACCAGTGCGCCTTTGGCCAATGGTACGACGCCGCGGCCAGGGAAGGGCTCGGCGGCCAGACGCTTTTCCGGGAAGTGGGACGCCGCCACGCCCGGGTCCACGACCTGGCCCGGGAAATCGTGGACCTGGTGGCCCACGGCCGGCGAGAACGGCTCGGCGCGGCCATGGCCGCCTTTGACCGGGAACGGACAGATCTTTTCACGGCCCTGGACGCCCTCTACAGGGACATGAGCCGCTAGGCCGGGAAGAGCGGTGGAAGACCCGTCCCGAACACGATCCGGGACATGGGGAGACAGGAACGGAAAAAAGGAAATGCGGCCTCCCCTGGCCGGCTCCGCCGGCGGCAGGGAAGGAACGGGGGAGGGAATGCTAGAAGCGGTTTTTCACCCGCTGCACGGCCACCAGGGATTCGAGATTGAATTTTTTCACCCGGTAGCCCATCTGGCGGGGGGTGATGCCGAGTTCCCGGGCCGCCTTGTGCTGGATGCCGCCGCTGCGGCGAAGCGCGTCGATGATGACGGACTTTTCCAGGCTTTTGAGCGACGGCGAGCCTTCGCCGCCGTCCCGCCCGGCCTCGAAACCCTCGTCCCGGGACTGCATGGTCAGGTACGGGCGGATAAGATCCGCGTCGATGCGCTCGTTTTCGGCCAGGATGACCAGCCGTTCGACCAGGTTTTCCATCTCCCGGACATTGCCCGGCCAGTCGTATTCCTTGAGGATGGCCAGGGCCTCGGTGGAGAAGGTCAACTTTCTGGCGTATTCCTTGGAAACCTTGTTGAGGAAATGGATGAGCAGGCTCTGAATGTCCTCCTTGCGGTCCCGAAGGGGCGGGGCCTGCAAGGGAAAGACGTTCAGGCGGTAGTAGAGGTCGGGCCGAAACGAGCCCTCCTCGGCCAGAGTGGCCAGGTCCTTGTTGGTGGCGGCCAGGATCCGCACATCCACCTGCCGGGTCTTGTTGCTGCCAAGCCGCTCGAATTCCCGGTCCTGGAGCACGCGCAGGAGCTTGGCCTGGAGGCCAAGGGGCAGTTCGCCGATCTCGTCCAGGAAAAGTGTGCCCTTGTGCGCGTCCTCGAACCGGCCGGGCTTGGTCTGGTCGGCCCCGGTGAAGGCCCCCTTCTCGTAGCCGAACAGTTCCGATTCCAGGAGGTTTTCCGGGATCGAGGCGCAGTTGACCTTGATGAAGGGATAGTCCTTGCGCTCGGACAGGTCGTGGATGATGCGGCCGATGAGCGTCTTGCCGGTGCCGGATTCGCCAAGGAGGAGCACGGTGGCCCTGGTCGGGGCGACCTTTTCGATCTGCCGCTGGACCTCCTGCATGGCCAGGCTCTTGCCGACGATGTAAAGTCCGCGCGTTTCCTGGGAAAGCTTGAATTTGAGCGTGACGTTTTCGCGCTTTAAGTCCTGGACCTTGGCCTCGTACTTCTGGTTCAGGCTCATGAACTGGGCAATGAGCGTGGCCACGACGGTCAAAAAGGCCACGTCCTCTTCGTAGGACACCTCGTCCCCGAAAAGCCGGTCCACGTTCAGGACGCCGATGGCCTGGCCGTGGAGGATGATGGGCACGCCGACAAAGGAGATGCGGTCCCGCTCGATCTTGCGCGACCGGGTCTTGTCCAGGAAAAGTGGCTCCTCGCGGATGTCCGGCACCACGTAGGGCGAGGCGGTCTGGAAGATGAGGCCCGTGACGCCCTCGTCCAGGCCGTAGACGCCCCGGCGCTTCTCCTCGGCTGAAAGGCCCTGGGAGACGCTGATGACGAGCTTGCCCGTGGAGCGGTCGACCAGGGTGATGGTGGCCCGCTTCATGGAGAGGGTCTCGGCCAAAATACGCAAAATATCCTGCAGCGACTGCTCCAGATCAAGAGCCTTGTCGATGATGCCGCTTATGGCCTGGAGGCAGGAGAGCTGGAGATTTAGCGTTTTTGAAGCCATCGGGAGAGTTCCGCCATCTGGGTGGTCACAGATTCGGGACCCGTGCCGCCGGGTCCGTTGCGTCGGGCCACGGCTGTTTCATACCGCAGGGCTTCGAAAACGTCGTCGCCCATGGCCGGGGAAAATACAAGCAATTCATCAAGCGTCAATTGCTCGAGGGCCTTGCCCTGGGACTCGGCATAGGCCACCGCCCGGCCAGTGATGTGGTGGGCCTCCCGGAAGGGCACGCCCTTGGCCGCCAGGTAGTCGGCCAGTTCCGTGGCGTTCAGAAAGCCCTGGGCAAGGGCTTCGCGCATCCGGTCCGGCCGGAAGGCCAGCTCGCCGAGCATGCCGGCCATGACCCGAAGCGAGGCCCGGACCGTGTCGTCGGCGTCGAAAAAGGGTTCCTTGTCTTCCTGCAAGTCGCGGTTGTAGGTCAGGGGCAGGCCCTTGACCACGGTCAACATGCCCATGAGCGACCCGTAGACCCGGCCGACCCGGCCGCGCATCAGTTCGGCGGCGTCGGGATTTTTCTTCTGGGGCATGATGCTCGATCCGGTGGCGTAGGCGTCGGGCAGAGCCACGTAGCCGAACCTGGGGTTGGCCCAGAGGATGATCTCCTCGCAGAAGCGGCTGAGGTGGGCCATGACCACCGAGGCGCAAAAAAGCGATTCCAGCACGAAATCCCGGTCCGAGACCGCGTCCATGCTGTTGGCAAAGGCGTGGGAAAAGCCGACCGCCCGGGCCACCATGGCCGGGTCCAGCGGATAGGTGGTGCCGGCCAGGGCCGCGGCCCCCAAGGGCGAAATTCTGACGCGCCGCAACGCATCCTCGACCCGCTCGCAGTCGCGCTTGAGCATCCAGGCGTAGGCGAGCAGATGGTGGGCCAGGCTCACCGGCTGGGCCGGCTGGAGATGGGTGCAGCCGGGCAGCAGCGTATCCTGGTGCTCGCCGGCCCGGGCCACGAAGACCGTGATCAACTCGCGCAGCAACCGTCCCCAGACATCCAGGCTCTCGGCCACGTAGAGCCGAAAATCGAGGGCCACCTGGTCGTTGCGGCTGCGGCCGGTGTGGAGCTTGCCGCCAAGGGGGCCGATCAGTTCCGTCAGGCGCTGCTCCACGTTCATGTGCACGTCCTCGAATTCGACGCGCCACGGGAACACGCCGACCTCGATTTCGTCCAGCACCTGGTCAAGGCCGGCCACGATCCGTTCGGCCTCCTCGTTCGTCAGGATGCCGCGCCTGGCCAGCATCCTGGCGTGGGCCTTGCTGCCGGCCACGTCCTGGCGGCACATCCGCTTGTCGTAGGAAACGGACTCGCTGTAGGCCTCCATCAAGGCCCCGGTGCCCTCGCCAAACCGCCCGCCCCACATTTTCGTGGACATGGTGCTGTCTCCCTTGGGAAGCGGAGGAGGAACCGGGGGAGGGAACCCCTTTTTGCAAAAAGGGGTTCCCTCCCCCGGACCCCCACCCTCCCCAAAAACTCTTAATGGGCTTCGCGTCGTGTGCGGCAAATCGAAAATTGTCTCTCCGGGAAGGCCTCCCGTCGAGGGGGTCCGGGGGGATCATCCCCCCCGGCCGCCGGAGGCATTCTTCCTGCTACTTCACACCCAGGCCGCGCAGGCGCAGGCCGACCAGGCGGATGAAGCCGGTGGCGTCGGCCTGGTTGTAGACTTCGTCCTTTTCGAACGTGGCCAGCTTGGGATTGTACAGGCTGTTGGGCGACTTGCGGCCGAGCGGATAGGCCTGGCCCTTGTAGAGCTTAAGCCGCACCGTGCCGGTCACGCGCTCCTGGGCCTGATCGATCATGGCTTGGAGGGCCACCCGCTCCGGGGCGTACCAGAAGCCGTTGTAGACCATTTCGGCGTATTTGGGGATGAGGCTGTCGCGCAGATGCATGACTTCGCGGTCCAGGCAGATGCCTTCCAGGTCGCGGTGGGCGACGTGGAGAATGGTGCCGCCCGGGGTCTCGTAGATGCCGCGCGACTTCATGCCCACGAACCTGTTTTCCACCATGTCGATACGGCCGATGCCGTGCCGGCCGCCAAGGGTGTTGAGCTTCTTGACCAGGGCGGCCGGCGAGAGCTTCTCGCCGTCAACAGCCACCGGATCGCCGTGCTCAAAATCGATGGTGATCACCTCCGGCTCATCCGGGGCTTTTTCGATGGGCACGGTCAGGAGATAGGTATCGGCACTCGGCTCGTTCCAGGGATCTTCCAATTCCCCGCCCTCGAAGCTCAGGTGCAGGAGGTTTCGGTCCATGCTGTGGTCCGAGCCCTTCTTGTCGGAGGGAACCGGGATGCCATTTTCCTTGGCGAAATTAAGGAGATCCGTGCGCGAGGCGAAGTCCCACTCGCGCCAGGGGGCGATGGTGCGCAGATCCGGGGCCAGGACGCCGGTGGTCAGCTCGAAGCGGACCTGGTCGTTGCCCTTGCCGGTGGCGCCGTGGGCCACGGCCTGCGCCCCCTCGGCCCGGGCCACTTCCACGAGCCGTTTGGCGATGAGCGGCCGGGCGATGGAGGTGCCAAGCAGGTAGCGGCCCTCGTACACGGCTCCGGCCCGCAGCATGGGAAAAATGAAGTCCTTGGCGAATTCCTCGCGCAGGTCGTCGATGTAGGCCTTGGTCGCGCCGGTGCGAAGCGCCTTGTCTTCCAGGCCGTCGAGCTCCTCTTCCTGGCCCAGGTCGCAGGTGACGGTCACGACCTCGCAGGCGTAGGTCTTTTTGATCCACTTGAGGATGACCGAGGTGTCGAGGCCGCCGGAATAGGCCAGGACGACTTTCTTGATGGTGCTCATGGCGTTTTTCCTTATCGAAACGGCGCTTAGGCCTTGGTGAAAATCCATTCGAGAATGGCTTTCTGGACGTGCAGGCGATTTTCGGCCTCGTCCCAGACAATGGAGGCCGGGCCTTCCATGACCGCGTCCGTGATCTCCTCGCCCCGGTGGGCCGGCAGGCAGTGGAGCACCTTGGCCCCGGGCGCGGCCAGGGCCAGGAGAGCGTCGTTGATCTGGAAACCGGCAAAGGCCTTGGCCCGCTTGGCCTGCTCGGCCTCCTGGCCCATGGAGGCCCAGACGTCGGTATACAGGTAGTGGGCGCCCCTGGCCGCTTCGGCCGGGTCGTTGACCACGGCCACGTCCGCGCCGAGGCTGCGGGCTTTTTCCACCACCGCCGGGTCGGGCTCGTAGCCTTTGGGCGCGGCCACCACGACCTTTATAGGATAACGGGCGGCGGCGTTAATGAGCGAGTGGGCGATATTGTTGCCGTCCCCGACAAAGGCCACGGTAAGTCCGTCCAGGCGGCCGGAGTGCTCGCGCATGGTGAGCAGGTCAGCCATGATCTGGCAGGGATGGTATTCGTCGGACAGGGCGTTGACCACCGGAATCGAACCGCTCTCCGCCAGCTCTTGGAGCTTGTGGTGGCCGAAGGTGCGCACGATCAGGCAGTCCGCGTAGCGGGACAAGACCCGGGCGG encodes:
- a CDS encoding argininosuccinate synthase, producing MSTIKKVVLAYSGGLDTSVILKWIKKTYACEVVTVTCDLGQEEELDGLEDKALRTGATKAYIDDLREEFAKDFIFPMLRAGAVYEGRYLLGTSIARPLIAKRLVEVARAEGAQAVAHGATGKGNDQVRFELTTGVLAPDLRTIAPWREWDFASRTDLLNFAKENGIPVPSDKKGSDHSMDRNLLHLSFEGGELEDPWNEPSADTYLLTVPIEKAPDEPEVITIDFEHGDPVAVDGEKLSPAALVKKLNTLGGRHGIGRIDMVENRFVGMKSRGIYETPGGTILHVAHRDLEGICLDREVMHLRDSLIPKYAEMVYNGFWYAPERVALQAMIDQAQERVTGTVRLKLYKGQAYPLGRKSPNSLYNPKLATFEKDEVYNQADATGFIRLVGLRLRGLGVK
- the argH gene encoding argininosuccinate lyase — encoded protein: MSTKMWGGRFGEGTGALMEAYSESVSYDKRMCRQDVAGSKAHARMLARRGILTNEEAERIVAGLDQVLDEIEVGVFPWRVEFEDVHMNVEQRLTELIGPLGGKLHTGRSRNDQVALDFRLYVAESLDVWGRLLRELITVFVARAGEHQDTLLPGCTHLQPAQPVSLAHHLLAYAWMLKRDCERVEDALRRVRISPLGAAALAGTTYPLDPAMVARAVGFSHAFANSMDAVSDRDFVLESLFCASVVMAHLSRFCEEIILWANPRFGYVALPDAYATGSSIMPQKKNPDAAELMRGRVGRVYGSLMGMLTVVKGLPLTYNRDLQEDKEPFFDADDTVRASLRVMAGMLGELAFRPDRMREALAQGFLNATELADYLAAKGVPFREAHHITGRAVAYAESQGKALEQLTLDELLVFSPAMGDDVFEALRYETAVARRNGPGGTGPESVTTQMAELSRWLQKR
- a CDS encoding methyl-accepting chemotaxis protein; translated protein: MPTTVLPEARPSLPFMAGALLVSLAVCAVAAWRLGQADPAPWIGLSAVGLGWATLAAAMAYLARRILLPATRRATVSEKTLAALESGSLVQPGNPSPVLAVYRTAFLDSKNAVGTMAAHAGTMLEDARDLSRACNEGAARGRHIGDATAELALRLDAITGAAKAGGRHIDGIAASMDLMRQASREIAGTLERTRTEADIVADAARINAGRIEALGKLAGRSATGIHEVAEAIEAVREKGQALDGDMRALDAEVLAIGSVMGIISDIADQTNLLALNAAIEAARAGESGRGFAVVADEVRKLAEKTMAATRQVGQSIAGIQRLSSQGIQSMAESEAAIAVTVDLAREQIAAIDGMVGTMGEAGREVATITAVMEKLKDVVHTASAAAEEQAQASAEITDNLERSATELHAVNEDVAACLESLRDVGADVMGMSRNLGDIGAASLQMRAAAGELAAMAKARAEGLARYDTGTPPFDIGAVKAMHLAWRSRLESVIEGHTRLAVSQVDNHHQCAFGQWYDAAAREGLGGQTLFREVGRRHARVHDLAREIVDLVAHGRRERLGAAMAAFDRERTDLFTALDALYRDMSR
- the argF gene encoding ornithine carbamoyltransferase, with protein sequence MPQHFLTILDFTPEEAVRLLDRAAAMKAANHRSDLLHGKTCILVFEKASTRTRVSFEVAVRHLGGWPIFMTQNDSQLGRDEPIRDTARVLSRYADCLIVRTFGHHKLQELAESGSIPVVNALSDEYHPCQIMADLLTMREHSGRLDGLTVAFVGDGNNIAHSLINAAARYPIKVVVAAPKGYEPDPAVVEKARSLGADVAVVNDPAEAARGAHYLYTDVWASMGQEAEQAKRAKAFAGFQINDALLALAAPGAKVLHCLPAHRGEEITDAVMEGPASIVWDEAENRLHVQKAILEWIFTKA
- a CDS encoding sigma-54-dependent Fis family transcriptional regulator, which codes for MASKTLNLQLSCLQAISGIIDKALDLEQSLQDILRILAETLSMKRATITLVDRSTGKLVISVSQGLSAEEKRRGVYGLDEGVTGLIFQTASPYVVPDIREEPLFLDKTRSRKIERDRISFVGVPIILHGQAIGVLNVDRLFGDEVSYEEDVAFLTVVATLIAQFMSLNQKYEAKVQDLKRENVTLKFKLSQETRGLYIVGKSLAMQEVQRQIEKVAPTRATVLLLGESGTGKTLIGRIIHDLSERKDYPFIKVNCASIPENLLESELFGYEKGAFTGADQTKPGRFEDAHKGTLFLDEIGELPLGLQAKLLRVLQDREFERLGSNKTRQVDVRILAATNKDLATLAEEGSFRPDLYYRLNVFPLQAPPLRDRKEDIQSLLIHFLNKVSKEYARKLTFSTEALAILKEYDWPGNVREMENLVERLVILAENERIDADLIRPYLTMQSRDEGFEAGRDGGEGSPSLKSLEKSVIIDALRRSGGIQHKAARELGITPRQMGYRVKKFNLESLVAVQRVKNRF
- a CDS encoding aldo/keto reductase, giving the protein MELRQLGRSGLWVPALSFGTGTFGGSNEFFKKWGQTDVEEATRLVDICLEAGVNFFDTANTYSEGNSEIILGKALAGRRDKAIVSTKATFPMGEGPNNRGSSRRHLLKACEDSLTRLGTDSIDLYFMHGFDAHTPVEETLRALDDLITAGKIRYIGCSNFSGWHLMKSLAVSEKYGLARYVAYQGNYSLVGRDYEWELMPLGLDQGVGLMVWSPLGWGRLTGRIRRGQPLPEGRIKSGGAEGGPLVEEEYLFTVVDALDEVAAETGKTVPQVALNWLLQRPTVANIVVGARNEEQLRQNLGAVGWNLTPEQVAKLDTASHRQPAYPYWHQMGFDTINPKPVAW
- the ettA gene encoding energy-dependent translational throttle protein EttA, giving the protein MAAEPNKIIYSMIRVSKFHDKKPIIKDISLSYFYGAKIGVLGLNGSGKSTLLKILAGLDKDFQGETVLTPGHTIGYLEQDPLVDVQKTVREVVEEGVAETVALLQEFEDINAAFAEPMEADAMDKLIERQGEVQEKLDALDAWELDSRLEMAMDALRCPPADTPVAVLSGGERRRVALCRLFLQKPDIMLLDEPTNHLDAETVAWMEHFLHGYPGTVIAVTHDRYFLDNVAGWILELDRGRGIPWKGNYTSWLEQKQERLRQEEKSESERQKTLARELEWVRMSAHGRHAKSKARISAYETLASQESDGMAKDLEIYIPPGPRLGKNVIEAEGVAKGFDDRLLFENLNMIVPRGAIVGIIGPNGAGKTTLFRMITGQETPDAGTFKLGETVELAHVDQNRESLDPEKTVFEAVGEGYDTIRLGTKDVNARAYVARFNFTGQDQQKKVKVLSGGEKNRLHLALMLKSGANVLLLDEPTNDLDVNTLRALEEALLAFAGSALVISHDRWFLDRVASHILAFEGESQAVFFDGNFTEYEADRKARLGAAADIPHRIKYRHFSRA